A window of Hevea brasiliensis isolate MT/VB/25A 57/8 chromosome 14, ASM3005281v1, whole genome shotgun sequence contains these coding sequences:
- the LOC110650094 gene encoding uncharacterized protein LOC110650094 codes for MLSYQSYTRINTLELKALIVKRVGHERADKYFDQLTRLFSFKISKCEFDKFCIKIIGRENIRLHNCLIRSILKNACLAEVPPSKGIKRVGSSVNIKTAKGYQRNCLQSLYGDAFPPSPRKGRSPVNRDRRFRDRPSPLGPLGKPQSVVCEELNSRAQEQQSATELLSLGSRPPVEVASVEEGEEVEQVAGSPGVQSRSPVTAPLGVSMNLGIARKTLSNASVCGGDLQETCLHTGELPDTRSLRSLLERKLEMEGLSVSVDCVNLLNSGLDTYLKRLIEPCVGLASSRCGNDHLKKVAGQFTPGLNGLSPGRNIRRLTESVYVSMLDFRVAMEANPQILGGDWATLLEKISLHSSEEDLNNC; via the coding sequence ATGTTGTCTTATCAAAGCTATACTCGAATCAATACTTTAGAGCTCAAAGCTTTGATTGTTAAAAGGGTTGGGCACGAAAGAGCAGATAAGTACTTTGATCAGCTGACAAGATTGTTTAGTTTTAAGATAAGCAAGTGTGAATTTGATAAGTTTTGTATTAAGATTATTGGTAGGGAAAATATCCGTCTTCACAACTGCCTTATTCGATCGATTCTCAAGAATGCTTGCCTTGCTGAAGTTCCCCCATCAAAAGGTATTAAAAGAGTGGGAAGTAGCGTTAATATTAAAACTGCAAAGGGGTACCAGAGAAATTGTCTTCAGTCGCTTTACGGGGATGCCTTTCCTCCTTCCCCTAGGAAGGGAAGGTCCCCTGTCAATCGAGATCGCAGGTTCAGGGACCGCCCTAGTCCTCTGGGGCCACTTGGGAAGCCCCAAAGTGTGGTTTGTGAGGAATTGAATTCAAGGGCACAAGAACAGCAAAGTGCTACGGAACTCCTTTCACTTGGTAGCAGACCTCCAGTTGAAGTTGCTTCTGTTGAAGAAGGGGAAGAGGTTGAGCAGGTAGCAGGGAGCCCTGGTGTTCAAAGTAGAAGCCCAGTTACTGCTCCTCTTGGTGTTTCCATGAATTTAGGCATAGCTCGTAAAACTCTATCAAATGCTTCTGTATGTGGTGGTGACCTTCAAGAGACTTGTCTGCACACTGGTGAGCTGCCTGATACGAGATCATTAAGAAGTCTTTTGGAGCGGAAGCTGGAGATGGAAGGTCTTAGTGTGTCGGTGGACTGTGTTAACTTGTTGAATAGTGGGTTGGACACATATTTGAAGAGGTTGATTGAGCCATGTGTGGGCTTAGCTAGCTCAAGGTGTGGAAATGATCACTTGAAAAAGGTTGCTGGCCAGTTCACGCCTGGTTTGAATGGGTTGTCACCTGGAAGAAACATTCGAAGACTGACAGAATCTGTTTATGTATCCATGTTGGATTTTCGTGTTGCAATGGAAGCAAATCCCCAAATACTTGGCGGAGATTGGGCCACACTACTTGAGAAAATTTCATTGCACTCTTCTGAAGAAGATCTTAATAATTGCTAG
- the LOC110650092 gene encoding uncharacterized protein LOC110650092: MSGSFLRKSSIHRMLRSHIITDAGLDPSMTATTTIHSIINHQTTQSRASFRFPQFFRKSREFNELSPPFFTSPSSCSSSSSYSSSNAAASFVGWYLAMVKSRPILTKSVTSSLIYVAADFSSQTIAQPVSEPYDLVRTLRMAAYGMLVLGPTLHYWFNFVSKQFPKRDLITTFKKIIMGQTIYGPAMTALFFSLNACLQGENSNEIIARLKRDLLPTMMNGVMYWPMCDFITFKFIPVHLQPLVSNSFSYLWTIYMTYMASLGKVGADS; the protein is encoded by the exons ATGAGCGGGTCCTTCTTGAGAAAATCCAGCATCCACCGGATGTTGCGTAGCCACATTATCACAGACGCCGGGCTTGACCCATCCATGACGGCGACGACAACAATTCATTCGATTATCAACCACCAGACAACGCAGTCGAGAGCTTCCTTTCGATTCCCTCAATTTTTCAGGAAATCTAGAGAGTTTAATGAGCTTTCTCCTCCCTTTTTCACCTCTCCTTCATCCTGTTCTTCTTCATCGTCTTACTCTTCATCGAATGCAGCGGCGTCGTTTGTTGGATGGTACTTGGCGATGGTGAAGTCTCGGCCTATTTTGACAAAGAGTGTCACATCCTCGCTTATTTATGTTGCTGCTGACTTTTCTTCTCAG ACAATTGCACAGCCAGTTTCAGAACCTTATGATTTGGTGAGGACATTGCGAATGGCAGCATATGGTATGCTCGTTCTAGGACCAACGCTGCATTATTGGTTCAACTTTGTGTCAAAACAATTTCCAAAGCGAGATTTAATCACAACATTTAAGAAAATTATCATGGGGCAGACAATCTATGGACCTGCCATGACAGCTCTTTTCTTCTCCTTGAACGCATGCCTACAAG GTGAGAACAGTAATGAGATTATTGCCCGGTTAAAGCGGGATTTGTTGCCGACGATGATGAATGGTGTCATGTACTGGCCCATGTGTGATTTTATCACTTTCAAATTCATCCCTGTCCATTTACAG CCACTGGTTAGCAATTCATTTTCATATCTATGGACAATTTATATGACATATATGGCAAGTCTGGGGAAAGTGGGCGCTGACAGCTGA